The sequence ATCGCCTGCCACTCCGTCGTCGGTTTGTATTGCGGCTCAAAGAGAACTACGACGGATGCCGATTGAAGATTGATCCCAACGCCCCCAGCTTCGATCTGGCAAACCATTGCGGCGAAGCCCTTGGCGTTCGTGAACTGGTCAATGATCGCCGATCGGCGAATCGCAGGGACGCTTCCGTCAATACGATGATGCGCACCGAGCAAATCCCCAATCGCGTCCAAAGTATTTCGAAAGAACGAGAAGATCACCAGCTTTCGGCCAGCGTCACGGTATTCATCAACCAGTTCGCTTAGACGCTCTAGTTTCGCGTTCCCGCCGGCGCCTCCATTAGCCGCTTGGCGCATTGCCATCGCATTTCTGGAGTGGACTTGATTGGCGTAGTGACGCAATTCTGGATCGCTTAGCGTGATCCACTCTTCGATTTCTATACACTCCGGCAGTTCTCGTAATACGTCGGTTTGGTTCCGTCGCAGATAGGCCGGCGCAACTAGCGTCTCGAACCGTCGGGCCATGCCTGGCAGGCCTAAGCTGTTTGTGACCGCGTTAGCCAGGTTAGAGCCCAATTGGTGATCGCAGATTCTTACTAGTTCCGCAAACTCCTTGGGATGATTTTCAAGTGCGGTACCGGTCATCAGGGCAATCCGGTCGCTTAGCTGCGCAAGTTGGCGAATATTGGCGTTACGTTTGGTTGCCCGGTTCTTGAGATAGTGGGCTTCGTCCGCGATCAGCAAGTGAATCGGCATATTTATCTGGTCGATCATCGCTCGCAACGTCTCAAAGGAAGTCACAGCGACGCCCCCTGAAGTCATCCAACGATGCAATTGATCCTGCCGTTGAGCGCCGTGCAGGATTCTCGCCGAGAATTTCGATCGCTTTTCGATCTCACGTGACCAGTTCCCGATGATACTGGCCGGGCAAACGACCATGAACCAGTTGGCGTCTTCGACGTTGTGCAGGTGCGTCATCGCCGCCAACGCCTGAATTGTTTTTCCCAAGCCCATTTCGTCGCCCAGCACCGTCCTTTTTTGATGAACAAGGTACTTTGCACCGAACTCCTGGTATCCACGCAAGTCGACGTCGAGAGAATCAAGCGACAGCACGACGGCTTCGACTCGTTCTGCGATTTGCGCTGGGACGCTCCCATGTCGGCCTTGTTGCGCAGGAGCAGACGTGGCGTCATCAACATGACGTCCCTCAAGTCCAGCCTCGAGGACCGCGGAATACTCGGCAAATCGATCACGGTATTCGTTACGGAGCGCGTCCCAATCGAGCGGTGGTTCAAGTCGCTGTACCGATTGGGCCGCTTCATTGAGCACGATGCGATATTCATCATGCCCGACCATCACATTCAAGCGTTCGAATGCTGCGGCAACTTTCGGCAGCGTAGCCGTCCGTTGAATCAAGCGAGCCCAAATGGGGCCCGCCGCCTTCACGTCGTTTATCGAACCTCGCAAAAAGCTTGCCGCTGCACGCAAAGCCTCGATTTGATCTCGGCTGATCCCTCGACAACGAATCCTCGTGTAAGCAGCGCGCAGGA is a genomic window of Blastopirellula sediminis containing:
- a CDS encoding DEAD/DEAH box helicase, with the protein product MLSLDSLDVDLRGYQEFGAKYLVHQKRTVLGDEMGLGKTIQALAAMTHLHNVEDANWFMVVCPASIIGNWSREIEKRSKFSARILHGAQRQDQLHRWMTSGGVAVTSFETLRAMIDQINMPIHLLIADEAHYLKNRATKRNANIRQLAQLSDRIALMTGTALENHPKEFAELVRICDHQLGSNLANAVTNSLGLPGMARRFETLVAPAYLRRNQTDVLRELPECIEIEEWITLSDPELRHYANQVHSRNAMAMRQAANGGAGGNAKLERLSELVDEYRDAGRKLVIFSFFRNTLDAIGDLLGAHHRIDGSVPAIRRSAIIDQFTNAKGFAAMVCQIEAGGVGINLQSASVVVLFEPQYKPTTEWQAIKRAHRMGQTNRVIVHRFLARETIDESLRQLVAKKAAIFDDYARNSAVKDASPAAVDTSETQITQQLVEMELRRIGAA